One Caldisericum sp. genomic region harbors:
- a CDS encoding FHA domain-containing protein: protein SDNNSLNGTYVNGKQIKDKVELHSGDVLQIGRSIIRILIKGGRYE, encoded by the coding sequence TCAGATAACAATAGTTTAAACGGAACTTATGTAAATGGAAAGCAAATAAAGGACAAAGTAGAGTTACATTCCGGGGATGTGTTGCAAATTGGAAGATCAATTATCAGAATTTTAATAAAAGGAGGGCGCTATGAATAA